The proteins below are encoded in one region of Saccopteryx leptura isolate mSacLep1 chromosome 1, mSacLep1_pri_phased_curated, whole genome shotgun sequence:
- the LOC136388486 gene encoding small ribosomal subunit protein eS12-like: MAEAVAEGGIAAGSVVDVSHHCFTGGADDPASSMAWRGIHGAAKALAKRQAHPLGVLTSSCDEPVYVTLVEALCAGLQIDLIKVENNKKLGEGVGLCEIDREGRTCGVAVEKAWTC, translated from the coding sequence ATGGCCGAGGCCGTGGCCGAGGGAGGCATTGCTGCTGGAAGTGTAGTGGACGTCAGTCACCACTGCTTTACAGGAGGTGCGGACGACCCCGCATCCTCCATGGCCTGGCGCGGAATTCACGGAGCTGCCAAAGCCTTAGCCAAGCGCCAAGCCCACCCACTTGGTGTCCTTACATCCAGCTGTGATGAGCCTGTGTATGTCACGTTGGTGGAGGCCCTTTGTGCTGGACTCCAAATCGACCTCATTAAGGTGGAGAACAACAAGAAACTAGGGGAAGGGGTGGGCCTCTGTGAAATCGACAGAGAGGGCCGGACCTGTGGCGTCGCAGTGGAGAAAGCCTGGACCTGCTGA
- the CLPSL2 gene encoding colipase-like protein 2, whose product MATATAFALLLGVLLPCWGAFPQFGNELRKVNGARCSHHSECSSDCCLMDLNHGGAFCAPKARKDMACLPQTKGATNIMCPCQGGLSCAYKDLNCPSRCRLI is encoded by the exons ATGGCCACGGCCACAGCCTTCGCGCTCCTCTTGGGGGTCCTGCTCCCCTGCTGGGGCGCCTTCCCACAGTTTGGAAACGAGTTAAGGAAG GTGAATGGGGCTCGCTGCTCCCACCACTCTGAGTGCTCCAGCGACTGCTGCCTCATGGATTTGAACCACGGTGGCGCCTTCTGTGCCCCCAAGGCCAGAAAAGACATGGCGTGCTTGCCCCAG ACTAAGGGAGCCACCAACATCATGTGCCCCTGCCAAGGGGGCTTGAGTTGCGCGTACAAGGACCTGAATTGTCCCAGCAGGTGCCGTTTGATTTAG